A window from Desulfomicrobium macestii encodes these proteins:
- a CDS encoding RNA-binding domain-containing protein — MLKAELFEIIANGENSGVEFKRDDIRPEQLAKEIVAIANLQGGRILLGVEDSGQISGLQRPETQEWVLNVFRDKVHPQIIPFYEEIVVEDNLRVGIITLSMGVSKPYVVRHNNREEIYIRMGDRSELASREQQLRLFESGGLLHVEVMPVAGTSLDNIDTDRLDYYLRSIIKDPEIPGTDSEWIKRLLGLGLMAEDGMGNTVCSVAGLVCFGIKPRRFLRQAGLRVMAYAGEDKEYQALLDVVLDAPLVGRWQVTESGQKQLVDEGLIEKFSSAIEPFITQESSDIDEHMRREKAWFYPWEAIRETVINALAHRDWTRSVDIEVTNYSDRLEVISPGKLQNSMTIDKMVAGQRSPRNTLIMEILRDYGYVDSRGMGVRTKVIPLMRILNHIDPIFEATDDYLKTVLPRKKADVQGH; from the coding sequence ATGCTGAAAGCTGAATTGTTTGAAATAATCGCTAACGGAGAAAATTCCGGCGTTGAATTTAAGCGTGATGACATTCGACCCGAACAACTGGCCAAAGAAATAGTCGCCATTGCCAATCTACAAGGCGGTCGAATTCTCCTGGGTGTGGAAGATAGTGGTCAGATTTCCGGTTTGCAGCGACCTGAGACGCAGGAGTGGGTATTGAATGTGTTCAGAGACAAGGTGCATCCCCAGATTATTCCCTTCTATGAAGAGATCGTTGTTGAAGATAATCTTCGTGTTGGGATCATCACACTTTCGATGGGGGTATCCAAACCCTATGTGGTTAGGCACAACAATAGGGAGGAAATATATATCCGCATGGGTGATCGGTCTGAACTCGCAAGTCGGGAGCAACAATTGCGGCTTTTCGAGAGCGGCGGTTTGCTCCATGTTGAAGTAATGCCGGTTGCAGGCACCTCATTGGACAATATTGATACGGATAGACTTGACTATTATCTGAGGTCAATCATCAAAGACCCTGAAATACCCGGTACTGATTCTGAATGGATTAAACGCTTGCTGGGCCTTGGGCTGATGGCTGAAGACGGCATGGGAAACACTGTATGTTCGGTAGCAGGTTTAGTGTGTTTTGGGATCAAGCCCCGGCGATTTCTTCGGCAGGCGGGTTTACGGGTTATGGCCTATGCCGGGGAAGACAAAGAGTATCAGGCGCTGCTGGATGTGGTTCTGGACGCGCCTTTGGTAGGGCGATGGCAGGTTACTGAATCAGGGCAAAAACAGTTGGTTGATGAAGGTCTTATAGAAAAATTTTCGTCAGCCATCGAACCTTTTATCACACAAGAATCATCTGATATCGACGAGCATATGCGGCGAGAAAAAGCCTGGTTTTATCCTTGGGAAGCCATTCGGGAAACTGTCATCAATGCCTTGGCCCACAGAGACTGGACACGATCAGTAGATATCGAGGTCACTAATTATTCTGATCGGCTGGAGGTTATTAGCCCTGGTAAACTTCAAAATTCAATGACTATTGACAAGATGGTTGCCGGTCAACGCTCTCCACGAAACACCCTGATTATGGAAATCCTGCGCGACTATGGCTATGTCGATTCCCGGGGAATGGGAGTGCGAACCAAAGTTATCCCCCTTATGCGAATCTTGAATCACATCGACCCAATTTTTGAAGCAACGGACGATTATCTAAAAACTGTTCTTCCCAGGAAAAAGGCGGATGTCCAAGGTCATTAA
- the pglZ gene encoding BREX-1 system phosphatase PglZ type B: MSKVINNIKKAIGDAAVFNPEIQVAPACILWPDRDRQWEAVIPILQTELPELMILGDYVPDERMGPAIWLRCVLSGRAEDVSLPLDQTPIFYLPGVSRQDLRAVESCPEHLKPLAELQYRGTIWNQSNAKDWTILAFLRSAQGGLGLDVAQDNDTKQSMLLALSRLLDEDVEQLKGKRLDAEFFKKLLIGDPRRQILEWIDHPEKYRTSSSENEWLAFIEVCRSQFGIHPEKDGPLVASERLALREGPWKTVWDRFCEAPNRYPNIPAQIKKCKMPGNLMLWSMGKASEYEAWPQWNELQETALRQGLLSLAEHDASTCRTELIKLEQHHVARRGLVWAELREAPLALALEHLVVVASETRKSLNAGSLDDVVQAYLNSAWKADDAVLSALACVESSEDFNTVTVAIRSVYLPWLEDSARHLQNIWEPIAKTDPPPSKTESCIVFVDGLRADSARRLKSILASKGAVINEQIRWAALPSVTGTGKPAVAPLASTSAAENPSPTDFQAISPYQFEKALKDSGWMVIRAKDPIPVPICQGYPVASTVNKLWVEIGNIDHEGHERGAKLAKQLPALLAEVAEKIEALLSAGWSRIRVVTDHGWLLLPGGLPKSELPSAVSENKWGRCALLKSGAATDHRIFPWHWNPDESVVLADGISCFRSNEEYTHGGLSLQECLTLDLIVSSDSPQETVTISEVRWKGLRCSVLAQGAVNGLHLDVRKFAEDASTSLINQTKPVEDDGRASVLIVDMDGDLEGTDAFVVLTNDAGTVTTQISTRIGG; the protein is encoded by the coding sequence ATGTCCAAGGTCATTAACAACATCAAAAAAGCAATTGGTGATGCCGCTGTTTTCAACCCTGAGATACAGGTCGCACCAGCATGCATTCTTTGGCCTGATCGAGACCGTCAGTGGGAAGCCGTCATACCCATTCTTCAGACCGAACTGCCAGAACTCATGATTCTAGGTGACTATGTGCCGGACGAGCGCATGGGGCCTGCCATCTGGCTGCGCTGTGTGCTCTCTGGCCGTGCCGAGGATGTCTCCCTCCCACTAGACCAAACACCGATTTTTTATCTTCCCGGCGTGAGTCGCCAAGACTTGAGAGCTGTTGAAAGTTGTCCGGAACACCTGAAACCGCTTGCTGAGTTGCAATATCGGGGAACGATCTGGAATCAAAGCAATGCAAAGGACTGGACCATTCTCGCCTTTTTGAGATCAGCCCAAGGGGGCTTGGGCTTAGACGTCGCCCAAGACAACGACACCAAACAGTCTATGCTACTGGCACTCAGCCGCCTGCTAGATGAAGACGTCGAACAGTTAAAAGGTAAACGCCTTGATGCCGAATTTTTCAAAAAACTTCTGATCGGCGATCCGCGTCGGCAAATTTTGGAGTGGATCGACCACCCAGAAAAATACCGAACCAGCTCTAGTGAAAACGAATGGCTGGCGTTTATTGAGGTTTGCCGGTCTCAGTTTGGCATCCATCCTGAAAAAGATGGTCCCCTTGTTGCTTCTGAGCGACTCGCTTTGAGAGAAGGTCCGTGGAAAACCGTGTGGGATAGGTTTTGCGAAGCGCCCAACAGGTATCCTAATATCCCCGCTCAAATCAAAAAATGCAAAATGCCCGGAAATTTGATGCTGTGGAGCATGGGCAAAGCATCGGAGTATGAAGCTTGGCCACAGTGGAACGAGTTGCAAGAAACGGCGTTACGCCAAGGGCTATTGTCCCTCGCCGAACATGATGCCTCCACATGCCGCACCGAACTTATCAAGCTTGAACAGCACCATGTCGCACGCCGTGGTCTGGTGTGGGCGGAACTTCGAGAAGCTCCTTTAGCCCTAGCCTTGGAACATTTGGTGGTAGTGGCGTCAGAAACAAGGAAATCTTTGAACGCAGGCTCTCTGGATGACGTGGTCCAAGCTTACCTGAACAGTGCCTGGAAAGCCGACGATGCAGTTTTGTCCGCGCTTGCATGCGTGGAAAGCAGTGAAGATTTTAACACCGTGACGGTGGCGATTCGAAGCGTCTACCTTCCCTGGTTGGAGGACTCCGCCCGCCATCTGCAAAATATTTGGGAACCAATAGCGAAAACTGATCCCCCCCCGTCTAAAACCGAAAGCTGCATTGTCTTTGTCGACGGTTTGCGTGCTGATTCCGCTCGGCGTTTGAAGTCCATCCTTGCATCAAAAGGTGCTGTCATTAATGAGCAGATCCGATGGGCTGCATTGCCCAGTGTTACCGGGACGGGCAAGCCAGCAGTGGCACCCTTGGCTTCAACCAGTGCTGCGGAGAATCCAAGTCCCACAGACTTTCAGGCAATCTCTCCATACCAATTCGAAAAAGCTCTCAAGGATTCAGGCTGGATGGTAATCCGAGCCAAAGATCCGATTCCAGTCCCAATTTGCCAAGGCTACCCCGTTGCATCGACGGTCAACAAACTTTGGGTGGAGATCGGCAACATCGATCACGAAGGACACGAGCGAGGTGCGAAGCTTGCGAAACAGCTTCCGGCCCTCCTGGCAGAAGTTGCCGAAAAAATCGAAGCCCTGCTTTCTGCGGGATGGTCTCGCATTCGAGTAGTCACGGATCATGGCTGGCTCCTCCTTCCCGGTGGTTTGCCAAAATCAGAACTGCCCAGCGCCGTTTCCGAAAACAAATGGGGTCGGTGCGCCCTGTTAAAATCTGGAGCAGCTACTGATCATCGCATATTTCCCTGGCATTGGAACCCTGACGAGTCAGTCGTCCTGGCCGATGGAATTAGTTGCTTCCGAAGCAACGAAGAATACACCCATGGTGGTTTAAGCCTTCAAGAATGCCTAACCTTAGACCTCATTGTATCTTCGGATTCTCCTCAAGAAACCGTCACCATCTCCGAAGTCCGTTGGAAAGGTTTACGCTGTTCCGTGCTTGCCCAAGGTGCAGTCAACGGACTTCATCTTGATGTTCGCAAATTCGCAGAAGATGCGAGCACGTCCCTGATCAATCAAACGAAACCTGTTGAAGATGACGGAAGGGCTTCCGTGCTGATCGTTGACATGGACGGGGATTTGGAAGGAACTGACGCCTTTGTCGTGCTCACCAATGATGCGGGCACAGTGACAACACAAATTTCGACACGAATCGGTGGATAA
- the brxL gene encoding BREX system Lon protease-like protein BrxL: protein MNLDAIDRIAASTFEGYLVRKDLVRTFSRQFPVPTYVVEFLLGRYCASIDQDEIDEGLGIVQRQLLDRTVKAGEEELFKSRAREKGQVKIIDLVSARLDAKSDSYLATLPSLRLTDARIESDIVSKHERMLTGGFYAEITLGYDPIIAQEKNGRPFGIDGLREIQLSNRDVLEKLGEARTQFSTKEWKTLLLRSIGIEDSALSERQQNALFLRMVPFVERNFNMVELGPRGTGKSHLFQQVSPYAHLISGGKATVARMFVHMGSGQKGLVCQYDVVCFDEISGISFDQKDGVNIMKGYMESGEFSRGKESIRADGSVVMVGNFDVDVEHQQRVGHLFGPMPPEMRDDTAFMDRLHAFLPGWDVPKISKELLTNHFGLVSDFLSECWSQLRNQSRVSQLQNRVFFGGALSGRDTNAVNKTVSGLLKLLCPDGAQQIPEEDLEWAVRIAMESRRRVKEQQKRIGAAEFRNTHFSYVMGTDGVEKFVSTPELQSDNSIGTDPLEPGQVWTISPGGNGENPGLYRIEVNEGPGSGLKILNKPIPPAFRESIGCAEQNLYARASQLVGDKDPRHHEFTAQLRAFDASKSGAKIGVAALLALCTALLKKSVRGGLILVGEINLGGSIEAIHNPVNIAEIAVEKGATSLLMPVSCRRHLFDLSDDMATKVDIQFYSDAKDALLKAIIE, encoded by the coding sequence ATGAATTTGGACGCAATTGATCGCATAGCGGCTTCGACATTCGAGGGCTATCTTGTTCGAAAAGACCTAGTTCGGACATTCAGTAGACAATTCCCAGTTCCCACTTATGTCGTGGAATTCTTGCTTGGCAGATATTGCGCCAGTATTGACCAGGATGAAATTGACGAAGGTCTAGGCATTGTCCAGCGGCAGCTCCTGGACCGTACCGTTAAAGCTGGCGAGGAAGAGCTTTTCAAGTCCCGCGCCAGGGAAAAGGGACAGGTGAAAATCATCGACCTTGTTTCCGCACGTCTCGACGCCAAATCCGATTCGTACTTGGCGACACTTCCAAGTTTACGGCTTACTGACGCTCGCATTGAGTCGGATATTGTGAGCAAACACGAACGCATGTTGACCGGCGGCTTTTACGCCGAGATCACGCTTGGCTATGACCCCATTATTGCCCAGGAAAAAAATGGCCGCCCGTTTGGAATTGACGGATTGCGCGAAATCCAACTTTCAAACCGGGATGTTCTTGAAAAGCTGGGGGAAGCCAGGACTCAGTTCTCCACCAAGGAGTGGAAGACATTACTTCTGCGCTCAATTGGCATCGAGGATTCCGCGCTGTCGGAACGACAGCAAAATGCCCTCTTTTTGCGCATGGTTCCTTTTGTTGAGCGTAACTTCAACATGGTCGAACTTGGCCCTCGTGGAACTGGCAAAAGTCATCTATTCCAGCAGGTTTCTCCTTATGCCCACTTGATATCCGGTGGAAAGGCTACTGTAGCCAGAATGTTCGTGCATATGGGCAGCGGACAAAAAGGGCTTGTTTGCCAATACGATGTCGTCTGCTTTGATGAAATTTCCGGGATATCTTTCGACCAGAAAGACGGCGTAAACATCATGAAGGGCTACATGGAGTCCGGTGAATTCAGCCGTGGAAAGGAGAGCATCAGGGCGGACGGAAGTGTTGTCATGGTGGGCAACTTCGATGTGGACGTGGAACACCAGCAACGGGTTGGACATCTTTTCGGTCCTATGCCGCCGGAGATGAGAGACGACACCGCATTCATGGACCGTCTGCATGCATTTCTGCCTGGTTGGGATGTGCCTAAGATAAGCAAGGAACTGCTGACCAACCATTTCGGCTTGGTCAGTGACTTCTTGTCGGAATGCTGGTCTCAACTTCGCAATCAGAGCCGCGTTTCACAGCTTCAGAACAGGGTCTTCTTTGGTGGTGCCCTTTCAGGTCGCGACACCAATGCTGTCAACAAAACCGTGAGCGGCCTGCTCAAACTCCTTTGTCCTGATGGCGCACAACAAATCCCAGAGGAGGACCTTGAGTGGGCCGTGAGAATCGCCATGGAGTCTCGCAGGCGTGTGAAGGAGCAGCAAAAAAGAATTGGAGCCGCTGAGTTCAGAAACACCCATTTCAGCTATGTAATGGGAACCGATGGCGTAGAAAAATTTGTCTCAACACCGGAACTTCAAAGCGACAACAGCATCGGGACTGACCCACTGGAGCCTGGGCAGGTTTGGACCATTAGCCCTGGAGGAAATGGGGAAAATCCAGGACTATACCGGATCGAAGTTAACGAAGGCCCAGGTTCAGGGCTGAAGATACTGAACAAACCTATTCCACCGGCATTCCGGGAAAGCATCGGGTGTGCGGAACAGAATCTCTATGCTCGGGCAAGCCAACTCGTCGGAGACAAAGACCCTAGGCACCACGAATTCACAGCTCAACTCAGAGCCTTTGATGCCTCGAAATCAGGAGCCAAGATCGGAGTTGCGGCGTTGTTGGCTCTGTGCACCGCCCTGCTCAAAAAAAGCGTGCGGGGCGGCCTTATTCTCGTAGGTGAAATTAATCTTGGCGGGTCCATTGAAGCGATTCATAATCCAGTAAATATAGCTGAAATCGCAGTGGAGAAAGGCGCGACATCTCTTTTGATGCCGGTATCCTGTCGAAGACATTTGTTTGATTTATCAGATGACATGGCTACAAAAGTGGATATTCAGTTCTATTCTGACGCGAAAGATGCCTTATTAAAAGCGATTATTGAATAA